AGGGAATGGTCTCAGACTTCATCAACCGCGTGGCCGGTCAAAGCGCGGTTACTCCTGAGGTTGCCGCTGAGGTCGCCAAGGGGGCCGACAACCAGCAAGGCAGAGCATCTATTTCAGGGGGGGGCAAGTAGTGCACTAGAGGACGCCCAGGTGCTGAAGGCAAAGGCTGACGCACTCGGTGTTCTGCGTCGCGCCGGTGTTGAGGCATCGTCTGCTGCCTCCCTTGCGGGGCTACCCGATGTGCAGTTCATGCCAGGTTCCCCGATCACGATTCGTGAGCCGGGTACCTGACATCTTCGAGGAGGGCTCTTGTGATTCCTCTCGCCATGGTCAATGGCTACTCGTTGCTCCTTAGTGAGCTTTCGACCCGGGCTCTTGTTGACCTGCAGCGCACTATCGGCCCGGTCCTTGACGCGTCGCCTGAGGTGAAGCAGCGGACCATGCGGGACCTGTTGCCGGTGCTGGGTGACCAGTACGCGGGGATGACGTCGCTGATCTCGGCGCAATTCTTCACGGAGCTGCAACAGGTCCTTGAGGTCCGTAACCCTGTGGACGCGCAGAGCCTCGCCGGCGCGGGTAGTGACCGGTGGAGTTCGTTGGCTGGTTGGGCTTCCCGCCCTGCTGTGTTCGAGCAGGGCGGTAACGCGTTGATGTTCTCGCTCCTGTCCGGTGGGCTGACACGGATTCTTACGTCGATGGCGGCTGACACGATGATCGGCAACGCCGAGGCGCAGGGCGGCATGGGTTACCAGCGCGTCCCCAAGCCGGGTTGCTGCGCGTTCTGCGGGATGCTCGCCTCCCGCGGTGCCGCCTACACCTCCCGGGACTCTGCCGGGACTGTGGTGGGCCGTGGCGTGCCGTTGGAGAAGACCAAGGGCCGCCGTGGCGGGCAGGGCAGGGGCATCAACCCCCGGGGCTCCCGTCGCCTGGGCGAGTCCTTCCACGACCACTGCCGCTGCGCCGTCGTCGCGGTCACACCTCAGAACGCGGTGCAGATGCAGGCCGACGCGGACCGCTACCTGGATACCTACCGCAAGGGCTACGAGCAGGCCCAGGACGGCAAGATCTGGGTCCCTGCCCAACGTACACAGGACGGCTCCCGTTCCGGCACCGGCCACTGGGAAACCCCCATTGGTGAGAAGTCCTCTCCCAAGGACCGGACCAGCCAGGTCCTTCAGTACATGCGCGCCGAACTCGGCGTGAAGTGACTTCCACGGTTCTCCCGTGAAGCGGTACGCGCCCGTCTGCGCGGTTTTCACCCTCTATGCCCGTACGGGGCCTAAACGGAAAGTGAGGTGCCGCCTTGGGCGACACGAACAACACCGCACCAGCGGGAGAATCCACCGAGCCCCTGCCCCAGCCCGAGCCGAAGGCATTCGTCCCGCCTGCCACGCAGGAGGACCTTGACCGGATCGTGGGCCAGCGTCTGGCTCGTGAACGCGACAAGTACGCGGACTACGAGGAACTGAAGGCCAAGGCTGAACAGTTCACGAAGCTCGAGGAAGCGAACAAGACCGAACTGCAGAAGGCTACCGAGCGGGCTGAACAGCTCGCCAAGGAGAACGCCACTCTTCAGGCGACCGCACTGCGCGCCTCTGTGGCAGCCGCTAAGGGCGTCCCGGAGAACCTTCTGAGCGGTGGAACCAGGGAAGAGATTGAAGCCGCCGCTGACGCGCTTCTGGCCTTCCGTGGGACCAAGCAGACCGCACCTGTCGTCCCCGCCCAGGGGAAGACCCCATCCAAGATCACCGACGACCCGACCC
This region of Arthrobacter woluwensis genomic DNA includes:
- a CDS encoding capsid assembly scaffolding protein Gp46 family protein; protein product: MGDTNNTAPAGESTEPLPQPEPKAFVPPATQEDLDRIVGQRLARERDKYADYEELKAKAEQFTKLEEANKTELQKATERAEQLAKENATLQATALRASVAAAKGVPENLLSGGTREEIEAAADALLAFRGTKQTAPVVPAQGKTPSKITDDPTRETARKLFGNN